In Deltaproteobacteria bacterium, a single genomic region encodes these proteins:
- a CDS encoding radical SAM protein: protein MRVAALRSAPPAIEDFVVEERPEPGYVRLLRSGELARRARAALAELPVCAICPRDCGVDRLHAVPADDPVEPARAEAARRTVPAHIPKGTSCFTGRYARVASAFPHFGEEDCLRGWNGSGTIFFSFCNLRCVFCQNWELSQVGKGREMRPEELAESMLELQSRGCHNINFVTPEHVVPQLLEALLLAADAGLTLPLVYNTSAYDSLRSLELLDGVVDVYMPDFKYWDGARARRYLKAEDYPDVARRVIREMHRQVGPLRFDRDGLAVRGLLVRHLVMPGALDDAREIFRFLATEVSADTYVDVMDQYHPAGAVDGDKYPELCRRPDASERLGARQVAEREGLWRVDTRWRRRGWDRASGAGQ, encoded by the coding sequence ATGCGGGTCGCAGCTCTCCGCAGCGCACCGCCGGCCATCGAGGATTTCGTGGTGGAGGAGCGTCCGGAGCCGGGCTACGTCCGGCTGCTCCGCAGCGGCGAGCTCGCGCGCCGCGCGCGCGCCGCGCTGGCCGAGCTCCCGGTCTGCGCCATCTGCCCTCGGGACTGCGGCGTCGATCGGCTGCACGCCGTGCCTGCCGACGACCCCGTCGAGCCCGCGCGCGCCGAGGCCGCGCGCCGCACCGTCCCCGCGCACATCCCGAAGGGCACGTCCTGCTTCACCGGCCGCTACGCCCGGGTGGCCTCGGCCTTCCCGCACTTCGGCGAGGAGGACTGTCTCCGCGGCTGGAACGGCTCGGGCACGATCTTCTTCTCGTTCTGCAACCTGCGCTGCGTGTTCTGCCAGAACTGGGAGCTGAGCCAGGTGGGTAAGGGCCGGGAGATGCGTCCCGAGGAGCTGGCGGAGTCGATGCTCGAGCTCCAGTCACGGGGCTGCCACAACATCAACTTCGTGACCCCGGAGCACGTCGTTCCCCAGCTCCTCGAGGCGCTCCTCCTCGCCGCCGACGCGGGCCTCACCCTGCCGCTCGTCTACAACACCAGCGCCTACGACTCGCTGCGCAGCCTCGAGCTGCTCGACGGGGTCGTCGACGTCTACATGCCCGACTTCAAGTACTGGGACGGCGCGCGGGCCAGGCGCTACCTCAAGGCGGAGGACTACCCGGACGTCGCCCGGCGGGTGATCCGCGAGATGCACCGCCAGGTGGGCCCGCTCCGGTTCGACCGGGACGGGCTCGCCGTCCGCGGGCTCCTGGTGCGGCACCTCGTGATGCCCGGTGCGCTCGACGACGCCCGGGAGATCTTCCGCTTCCTCGCCACCGAGGTGTCGGCCGACACCTACGTCGACGTGATGGACCAGTACCACCCCGCGGGCGCTGTCGACGGCGACAAGTATCCAGAGCTCTGTCGCCGTCCGGACGCGAGCGAGCGCCTCGGTGCCCGGCAGGTGGCGGAGCGGGAAGGCCTGTGGCGGGTGGACACGCGCTGGCGGCGCCGCGGCTGGGATCGAGCATCGGGTGCGGGCCAGTAG